The following proteins come from a genomic window of Mycobacterium sp. DL:
- a CDS encoding metallophosphoesterase, with translation MSDTQSTEARPAVARRSRRRWSRLAVVSTILLLLFGVPWWTLVFAGTQWPTAVVVAGSLVFAAALVGLPAMMAWGHGHRHRDWAAVIADALLGAIWVLFVWSVLSLLLRLGILVFGVEDPLRARLVAAAIVVVVPVLLVWGYVEAMRIPRIKNVDVRVARLGRGLDGLRVVVITDTHYGPIDRARWSASVTERVNILDADIVCHVGDLADGTVSVREHQVAPLAAAQGRLARVYVTGNHEYFNEAQGWLDYMERIGWDALHNRHIVVERGGDRLVVAGVDDATAKASGIDGHGANLDAALHDSDTTLPVLLLAHQPKQITSAARAGVDLQISGHTHGGQIWPFNFLVRLDQPVLHGLSSHGERTQLYTSRGSGFWGPPFRVFAPSEITVLTLRQG, from the coding sequence ATGTCAGATACGCAGTCGACCGAGGCCAGGCCCGCCGTTGCGCGGCGATCGCGACGGCGATGGTCGCGCCTTGCCGTCGTCTCCACGATCCTGCTGCTGTTGTTCGGGGTGCCGTGGTGGACGCTGGTGTTCGCCGGGACGCAGTGGCCCACCGCGGTGGTCGTAGCCGGCTCCCTGGTCTTCGCGGCCGCGCTTGTGGGACTGCCCGCGATGATGGCGTGGGGCCACGGGCATCGGCACCGGGACTGGGCGGCCGTCATCGCCGACGCTCTGCTCGGTGCGATCTGGGTGCTGTTCGTGTGGTCGGTGCTGTCGCTGCTGCTGCGTCTGGGTATTCTTGTATTCGGCGTCGAAGACCCGCTCAGGGCTCGCCTGGTAGCCGCTGCGATTGTTGTCGTCGTCCCCGTGCTGTTGGTCTGGGGATACGTCGAAGCCATGCGGATTCCGCGGATCAAGAATGTCGACGTCAGGGTCGCCCGGCTCGGCCGGGGACTGGACGGCCTGCGCGTCGTGGTGATCACCGACACCCATTACGGCCCGATCGACCGGGCCCGCTGGTCGGCGTCGGTGACCGAGCGGGTCAACATCCTCGACGCCGACATCGTCTGCCACGTCGGTGATCTCGCCGACGGGACGGTCAGTGTGCGCGAGCACCAGGTTGCTCCGCTGGCAGCCGCGCAGGGCAGGCTCGCCCGGGTGTACGTCACCGGCAACCATGAATACTTCAACGAGGCGCAGGGCTGGTTGGACTACATGGAGCGCATCGGCTGGGATGCACTCCACAATCGGCACATCGTGGTCGAACGTGGCGGCGACAGGCTCGTCGTCGCCGGCGTGGACGACGCGACCGCCAAGGCGTCCGGGATCGACGGCCATGGTGCGAATCTTGATGCAGCTCTGCATGATTCCGACACCACGCTGCCGGTGCTGCTGCTGGCGCACCAGCCCAAGCAGATCACCAGCGCGGCCCGTGCGGGCGTGGATCTACAGATCTCCGGGCATACCCACGGTGGGCAGATCTGGCCGTTCAACTTCCTCGTCCGGCTCGATCAGCCGGTGTTGCACGGTCTGAGCAGCCATGGTGAGCGCACGCAGCTCTACACCAGTCGCGGCAGCGGGTTCTGGGGACCGCCGTTCCGGGTCTTCGCGCCCAGCGAGATCACCGTCCTGACGCTTCGCCAGGGTTGA
- a CDS encoding potassium channel family protein → MTDWAVAVVGSFFVLLVMRDVFHPIGHGSVAPQVMKFVWWLLRLFPPDRRIASLTGPLGIAMVVLTWGALAVLGWAMLYYALMPEGFAYSSELNPAARHKVFDSVYVSLVTIGTLGFGDIVPTAPWLRVIVPLEALFGFMLLTAAVSWVLQIYPALHRRRVLALELSTLRQARRALPALGIECVPTDVLTGIATAVVEVRNDFTQDSATYYFRDLEADASLASSLEYATQLADEAHLSEDPQVRLAGALISAAVDSLAGLLDEEFLRLGGDTAAIIKAYATDHRHND, encoded by the coding sequence GTGACGGACTGGGCAGTCGCGGTCGTCGGATCCTTCTTCGTGCTGTTGGTGATGCGCGATGTGTTTCACCCGATCGGCCACGGCAGCGTCGCACCGCAGGTGATGAAGTTCGTCTGGTGGCTGCTGCGGTTGTTCCCACCCGATCGGCGGATTGCGTCGTTGACGGGTCCGCTCGGGATCGCGATGGTCGTGTTGACCTGGGGTGCACTGGCGGTCCTGGGATGGGCGATGCTGTACTACGCCTTGATGCCGGAGGGCTTCGCCTACAGCTCGGAACTCAATCCTGCGGCACGGCACAAGGTGTTCGACTCGGTCTACGTGTCGCTGGTGACCATCGGCACCCTCGGGTTCGGCGACATCGTTCCCACTGCACCGTGGCTTCGTGTGATCGTCCCCCTGGAGGCGTTGTTCGGGTTCATGCTCCTCACCGCCGCAGTGTCCTGGGTGCTACAGATCTACCCCGCCCTTCACCGCCGGCGGGTGCTGGCGTTGGAGCTCTCGACCCTGCGCCAGGCGCGGCGCGCACTGCCCGCCCTCGGAATCGAGTGCGTGCCGACAGATGTGCTGACCGGTATCGCCACCGCGGTGGTGGAGGTCAGGAACGACTTCACCCAGGACAGCGCGACGTACTACTTCCGCGATCTCGAAGCGGACGCATCGCTGGCATCCTCGCTCGAGTACGCCACCCAGCTCGCTGACGAGGCCCATCTCAGCGAAGACCCACAGGTCCGCCTGGCCGGCGCACTCATCTCGGCCGCCGTGGACAGCCTGGCCGGACTTCTCGACGAGGAGTTTCTGCGGCTCGGCGGCGATACCGCAGCCATCATCAAGGCCTATGCCACCGACCACCGCCACAATGACTGA
- a CDS encoding zinc-binding dehydrogenase, whose protein sequence is MIVARLHGVGDLRVATETEPGEAPPGWSMLAVTSVGICGSDLHWFVDGGIGENRIDRPVVPGHEFAAVAIAGPHAGRRVAVDPAIPCGSCEMCNAGHHNLCPRVQFAGHGTLDGALQEHLVWPDHLLHPLPDDISDDAGALLEPLGVAIHAVRISHLQPGADVLVVGGGPIGVLAVQVAHRSGARRVFVVEPLAHRRATALRWGADAVFSPDHGAEAVVDATDGRGVDVVIEMAGTDHAIETAVAAARPGGRIALGGIPSQDTSSFPAAAARRKGLTFAMVRRMNDTYARAISLAADGIELDSLVTQRHPLVDAANAFSSAAERHGDKVVVTVSGT, encoded by the coding sequence ATGATCGTCGCCCGACTTCACGGCGTCGGTGACCTGAGGGTCGCGACGGAAACCGAACCCGGAGAGGCCCCGCCGGGCTGGTCTATGCTCGCCGTCACCTCGGTCGGAATCTGTGGATCCGATCTGCACTGGTTCGTCGACGGCGGGATCGGCGAGAATCGCATCGACCGGCCTGTCGTGCCTGGCCACGAGTTCGCGGCGGTCGCGATCGCCGGGCCGCACGCGGGGCGCCGGGTGGCCGTCGACCCCGCAATCCCTTGCGGGTCGTGCGAGATGTGCAACGCGGGCCACCACAACCTCTGTCCCAGAGTGCAGTTCGCCGGTCACGGCACCCTCGACGGCGCATTGCAGGAACACCTGGTGTGGCCGGATCACCTGCTGCACCCGCTGCCCGACGACATCAGTGACGACGCCGGTGCCCTGCTCGAGCCGCTGGGCGTCGCCATCCATGCCGTCCGAATCAGCCACCTGCAGCCGGGAGCGGATGTCCTGGTGGTCGGCGGCGGACCCATCGGTGTCCTCGCTGTTCAGGTGGCGCACCGCTCAGGTGCCCGCCGGGTCTTCGTCGTCGAACCGCTGGCACATCGCCGAGCCACCGCGCTTCGCTGGGGTGCCGACGCAGTGTTCTCCCCCGACCACGGTGCGGAAGCGGTGGTGGACGCAACCGACGGACGCGGCGTGGACGTTGTGATCGAGATGGCCGGGACCGACCACGCGATCGAGACGGCAGTGGCTGCCGCTCGACCCGGTGGGCGTATCGCGCTCGGCGGGATCCCGTCGCAGGACACGTCGTCGTTTCCCGCTGCCGCGGCCCGCAGAAAGGGGCTGACGTTTGCGATGGTACGGCGGATGAACGACACCTATGCGCGCGCGATCTCCCTGGCCGCCGACGGGATCGAATTGGACTCGCTGGTCACCCAGCGCCATCCGCTGGTGGACGCGGCGAATGCTTTCAGCAGCGCCGCGGAGCGTCACGGCGACAAAGTGGTGGTCACCGTATCCGGCACGTGA